From Aminivibrio sp., the proteins below share one genomic window:
- a CDS encoding betaine/proline/choline family ABC transporter ATP-binding protein (Members of the family are the ATP-binding subunit of ABC transporters for substrates such as betaine, L-proline or other amino acids, choline, carnitine, etc. The substrate specificity is best determined from the substrate-binding subunit, rather than this subunit, as it interacts with the permease subunit and not with substrate directly.): MDAPSQQDFSAGAAPGTEAILIRDLWKIYTRKKGMTVSSADVENEELVEELDRGEDAVVAMKNVSLEIRQGETFIIMGLSGSGKSTLIRCLLRLVEPTSGEIIINGENVTAMNKRQLVNFRREKIAMVFQHYGLLPHRTVLQNVTFGLKLRGEEKESRMGKAADAIDKVGLKGWEKYYPASLSGGMRQRVGIARALVMDAPILLMDEPFSGLDPLIRRELQDEMIHLQKAVHKTIFFVTHDLSEALRMGDRMAIMKKGEIVQVGSPDEVIANPADDYVMRFVSDEREQMRRAEEVLARNKAGKEGASHVS; encoded by the coding sequence TTGGACGCCCCATCGCAGCAGGACTTCAGCGCAGGCGCTGCGCCGGGCACTGAGGCCATTCTGATCCGGGACCTGTGGAAAATCTACACCCGGAAAAAGGGCATGACCGTCTCCTCGGCGGACGTGGAGAACGAAGAGCTCGTAGAGGAACTTGACAGGGGAGAGGACGCCGTCGTGGCGATGAAAAACGTTTCGCTGGAAATCAGGCAGGGCGAGACGTTCATCATCATGGGCCTTTCAGGCAGCGGCAAGTCGACCCTTATCCGGTGCCTGCTGCGTCTCGTGGAACCCACCTCCGGAGAAATCATCATCAACGGCGAGAACGTGACAGCCATGAACAAGCGGCAGCTCGTCAATTTCCGGAGAGAAAAAATCGCCATGGTCTTCCAGCACTACGGTCTGCTGCCCCACCGCACGGTCCTTCAGAACGTCACCTTCGGCCTGAAGCTCAGGGGAGAAGAGAAGGAAAGCAGAATGGGAAAGGCAGCGGACGCCATCGACAAGGTCGGCCTCAAGGGATGGGAGAAGTACTACCCCGCCTCCCTGAGCGGCGGCATGCGCCAGAGGGTGGGAATCGCCCGGGCGCTTGTCATGGACGCACCCATCCTGCTCATGGACGAGCCGTTCAGCGGTCTCGATCCCCTCATCCGGCGGGAACTGCAGGACGAGATGATCCATCTTCAGAAGGCGGTGCACAAGACCATCTTTTTCGTGACCCATGATCTTTCCGAGGCGCTCCGCATGGGAGACCGCATGGCCATCATGAAAAAGGGAGAGATCGTCCAGGTAGGGTCTCCCGACGAGGTCATAGCGAACCCGGCAGATGATTACGTCATGCGGTTCGTCAGCGACGAACGGGAACAGATGAGGCGGGCCGAGGAGGTCCTGGCCAGAAACAAGGCAGGAAAGGAGGGAGCATCCCATGTTTCCTGA
- a CDS encoding iron-containing alcohol dehydrogenase produces MFPSFSYEMPTRVEFGRGVALRTGEEVGRIGGTRVLIISDQGVRGAGLLDRVTESLDRASVSWDLFLDVEPNPKDRNVHAAAAVVSQTGADCLVAVGGGSPIDCAKAVAIVAAAGGKVREYEGRFKTSALPLPIIAVPTTAGTASELTFGSVITDTAAKFKFTVKSPLLAPKAALADPEMTATMPKSLTAFTGMDALTHAIEAYTCRAATPFSDAPAIVAMELIGRYLRRAWEDGSDMEAREGMLLGSLLAGVAFSHSDVAAVHCLAEALGAMYDAPHGACNSIALPAIMEFSMDACVDRYARVAACLGQAFSTPREGAEKAVEEVKRMAVDLELPSLSVFGVREEDFDEIAAKSEANSSNPDNPKIMKKDDYIAVLRKLTSV; encoded by the coding sequence TCGGCCGGGGGGTGGCGCTCCGGACAGGGGAGGAGGTCGGAAGGATCGGCGGAACGCGGGTCCTGATCATCTCCGACCAAGGAGTCCGCGGGGCGGGACTTCTCGACCGCGTCACGGAGAGCCTTGACCGTGCGTCCGTTTCCTGGGACCTGTTTCTCGACGTGGAACCCAACCCGAAAGACCGGAACGTCCATGCAGCGGCTGCCGTAGTGTCCCAAACGGGAGCGGACTGTCTCGTGGCTGTGGGGGGAGGCAGCCCCATTGACTGCGCCAAGGCCGTGGCCATCGTGGCTGCGGCGGGCGGAAAAGTCAGGGAATACGAGGGACGGTTCAAAACCTCCGCCCTCCCCCTTCCGATCATTGCCGTGCCGACCACGGCGGGAACGGCGAGCGAGCTGACCTTCGGCTCCGTCATCACCGACACGGCGGCGAAATTCAAGTTCACCGTCAAAAGCCCCCTGCTGGCCCCGAAGGCGGCTCTGGCCGACCCTGAAATGACGGCCACCATGCCGAAGAGCCTCACCGCATTCACGGGGATGGACGCCCTGACCCACGCCATCGAAGCCTATACCTGCCGGGCTGCCACGCCGTTCTCCGACGCTCCCGCCATCGTGGCCATGGAACTCATAGGCAGATACCTCCGCAGGGCCTGGGAGGACGGTTCCGATATGGAGGCCCGGGAGGGGATGCTCCTCGGAAGCCTCCTTGCGGGAGTGGCCTTCAGCCATTCCGACGTGGCGGCGGTCCACTGTCTCGCCGAAGCTCTGGGCGCCATGTACGACGCTCCTCACGGGGCCTGCAATTCCATAGCCCTTCCGGCCATAATGGAGTTTTCCATGGATGCCTGCGTGGACCGGTATGCCCGGGTTGCCGCCTGTCTCGGCCAGGCTTTCTCCACTCCCCGGGAGGGGGCGGAAAAGGCCGTGGAAGAGGTGAAGAGAATGGCCGTGGACCTTGAGCTGCCCTCCCTTTCGGTTTTCGGCGTCAGGGAAGAGGATTTCGACGAAATCGCCGCGAAATCGGAGGCCAACTCGTCGAATCCCGACAATCCGAAGATCATGAAAAAGGACGACTACATCGCCGTGCTGAGAAAGCTGACCTCAGTGTAG
- a CDS encoding proline/glycine betaine ABC transporter permease: protein MFPEAFRYHVAGAVNDFIDNLIEAHAPLFDSISDGILSFLLGVNSVLTFIPWWAYIAGVFLMSWYSSKKLISSVILASLPFVIGMFGLWAMAVESLSVIITAVIMALIIGLPVGVLMAEMRPVAAVLRPLLDGMQTMPSFVYLIPAMMLFGLGKVPAVLATLIYALPPVIRLTALGLNQVPKPVEEAALAYGATRWQLIREVRLPLAMPSILAGVNQTTMMALAMVVISSMIGARGLGQEVLLSINRIDVGRGFEAGMSVVFLAIVIDRLTQNMAKRWEPPKR, encoded by the coding sequence ATGTTTCCTGAAGCTTTTCGGTACCACGTGGCCGGCGCGGTCAATGACTTCATCGACAATCTCATCGAGGCCCACGCCCCCCTTTTCGATTCCATTTCCGACGGGATACTCTCGTTCCTCCTCGGAGTCAACTCGGTTCTCACGTTCATTCCGTGGTGGGCATACATAGCGGGTGTCTTTCTGATGAGCTGGTATTCCTCGAAAAAGCTCATTTCCTCCGTGATCCTGGCATCCCTGCCCTTTGTCATCGGCATGTTCGGTCTCTGGGCAATGGCGGTCGAAAGCCTTTCGGTTATCATCACCGCCGTTATCATGGCACTGATCATCGGGCTGCCCGTCGGCGTGCTCATGGCGGAAATGCGGCCGGTCGCCGCCGTTCTCCGGCCGCTTCTGGACGGAATGCAGACCATGCCGAGCTTTGTCTACCTTATACCGGCGATGATGCTCTTCGGCCTCGGCAAGGTCCCCGCCGTCCTCGCCACTCTTATCTATGCCCTTCCTCCCGTGATCAGGCTGACCGCCCTCGGGCTGAACCAGGTTCCCAAGCCCGTTGAGGAAGCGGCCCTGGCCTACGGCGCCACGCGCTGGCAGCTCATCAGGGAGGTGCGCCTTCCCCTCGCCATGCCGAGCATCCTGGCCGGCGTGAACCAGACCACAATGATGGCCCTGGCCATGGTCGTCATCTCCTCCATGATAGGCGCCCGGGGCCTCGGGCAGGAAGTCCTGCTCTCCATCAACCGCATCGACGTGGGAAGGGGGTTCGAAGCGGGCATGAGCGTGGTGTTCCTTGCCATCGTCATCGACCGCCTGACCCAGAACATGGCGAAGCGGTGGGAACCGCCCAAGAGGTAA